DNA sequence from the Glycine soja cultivar W05 chromosome 18, ASM419377v2, whole genome shotgun sequence genome:
CATACTGAATGTTTCCGGTAAATGGAGAGGATCTAGTgttaataaaagattttaaatttaatttctgttCATTCTCTTTTGTTAAAACTGATATCAAATTCTCACATGTGTACATGTAGTCTAATGTAATAATAATTGGTTGCCTCTAAtcctttgcttttgttttttttttttccttttcttttctaagAGTTATTACAGTGATTCATATTAAAATGGGATGTATTAAGGTagaaataagagagagaaatagaagaaaaaaatgagaaaagtgaaaaataagataaatagtgcaattaaaaatataaagaaagataagaagaaattattttttaaaatgtttgtcATGTTATGTCTTGATTCTTATATACACTAGTGAGAATAGACCAAATAACGCataggtaattttttatttattgtaaagcattataaaaaaatatttcggaTTATATAAGGCGGCAAAAAGTTTGATATATATCTTGTTTAAGCCTTCGAATGTTAAAAAACAAAAGCATTTAGAAAGGCTTTAATCCCTTCAAGAGGGTGTCATCACTGTCAAACACAAgaaaagagaatttcaattttcgaCATACCTATTCTATTATATAGAAATAGACATAtatgaagaaattaataatttaaacatgCACAAGAATTTATGCTTGCTTGATGGGACCAAACTAAGTAAAGGCACGCGCAGCACAACTCAAAGCAATCGAGTGAGTTGCTTATGAGCATATTGAGAAAAAAAGGCAGAGGCAGAAGCAGAAGCAAAACCCCACTTTTTCATGGCCAAAATCATTGGCAagagcagaagaagaagaacaacgaCGACTCAACAACTATGCCACAGAATGGTTCACCATGTCAACGTCCACTGCAACCTGTTCCATAGGGTGTCCTTTCTTGGCCGGTTCATTTGGGACAGGATGCTTCTCTGCTCTCTTGGAAGGCCTTCTTACCTCAGGCTGCCCCTCCGTGACCCGCCACCGCAGGCCACCGTCCACGGTGGCGCCTCCATGCATGGATACCccttcaccaccaccacccccTCCCCCTGTGACTCTGACTCTGATTTGGTCAACCTCAAGATCAGCTTGCTTGGTGATTGCCATATTGGAAAAACTAGTTTTGTGGTACTAGTTTTATGTTTTCATCTGATTTCTTCTTagcttttgtttcattttttattcatctAAGATGTGTATCAGTTGTTTTTGCTTGTGATTGACATGTTGGAAAAActagttttaagttttaatttaatttcttattagcTTTTGCGTTAACTAAGTTTTAGTTCCTAACCTTTTTCTAGATTTGATGTTTAGTtttaaacaaaagtttgattggttgatgtttttcaacttttttgttGCTAAACTTTTATTTGACCAATTAagattcttaaattttttaaaattttagtttttaatctctaaacaaaaatttaaacttattatttttatttagggATCATAAAccgaatttttattttttaaaagtttaggactaaaaatcttcataaaaaataaataaaaatcttgatcagttcaacttttgtttaggaactaaaaagtaaattttaaaaaatttgagtgACCTTAACaagttaaatttttgtttaaggactaaaatccaaatttttaaaaagtttaggattaaaaatttaattaacccttaccttttgattcatttttcattcatctaAAATGGGTGTTGGTTGTTTTTGCTTTGTCATTGCCTTATTGAAAACACTAGTTTTGTGGTActagttttaagttttaacttaatttcttcctagcttttgtttcatttttcattcGTCTAAAATGGGTATTGGTTGATTTTACCTGGTGGTTGCCATATTGGAATAACTCGTTTTGTAGTACTAGGTTTAagctttaattaaatttcttcctagcttttgattcatttttcattcatctaAGATGGGTATtggttgtttttctatttttcattagGAGTGAATTTTGGTATTTGGTCATGTATAGTACTAGTTTAAAGTTTCAACCACAAGAAAAGGATGaccttttaaaaaactatgaCCCCTGAATTAGTGatgaaaaagtaatttttgttgCCAAAATTTGGTAactaattcattaattttttgtagTTGTTATTCTTTTAATGTGTGTGtggctacttttttttttttttttttccagatcaAGTATGTAGGGGATGAGCAAGAAAAGAGGAGCTTGCAGATGAAGGGACTTAATTTGATGGACAAAACTTTATTTGTTCAAGGAGCTAGGATTTCGTTTAGTATATGGGATGTTGCAGGTGATTTAACTTTCCCTTTTTCTGTATGTGTctaccttttttttaaatttttaattttaaaattttcttttatagctTTTCTTGGTTTTGTAGCTTTGAGTTTTGATGGTGAATTATTCTGTGTTTTGATGTATGTAGGTGACACAGGGTCCCTTTATCAAATTCCAATGGCTTGTAAAGATTCAGTTGCAATTTTGATTATGTTTGATCTCACCAGTCGGTGTACACTGAATAGGTAGCTGTTAGCTTCATTATCTGTGTTCAATTTCTGTGGAAACTTTTTGGCAGCAAATGCAAAGATATTTActtctttgttttttactttGGGGTGTGTTTGCAGTGTTGTTGGATGGTACAGTAAAGCAAGAAAGTGGAATCAGGTACCAATATTCAAATTCACATGGTGAATGGTTTTCAAATCACAAGAATTCTTTGTGTGGTACTGATAATTAATACCTTCACTTATTAGAGTTAGTTACAAATTCTTTTCACATGGAAAAGCTCTGAAATAGTACAAAAGGACAGGGCACAtgcattatttttcataaagcaTTACTGACTATTATGATTTAGGACAAATACATGGTGTCAATTTCTCATTAACTCCCAATAAAAAATGGTATTGATTTATTGATAAAGGTTAAGTGTAGTAATTGTTTTATATGCCAAACTGGCAATTTAATCAATGTCATTAATTTAATGCACTTAAATAACCTTAATTTGGctgtttaatttgtatttttgtaGTTTCTGATGTCCATATTATTCACTTGCAGATTGCAATTCCCATTCTAATAGGAACCAAATTTGATGATTTTGTTAAACTCCCCCCAGATGTGCAATGGACAATTGTAACACAGGTCAATAAGTATTGCTAAGTAGAAGATTTAGTAGCTCCTTTCTCTTAATCATTCATGCCAGTGACTGATTTGTTTGTTCTGAACATTTTCTCCCATAAATGCATTAATAATCCATTAACCCTTGATTGACGCGTGAAATTGAAGAATGTCTTCATTGACTTGGAGTCTTCTTTGGAATCTTGGCACTTGACATTTACCAAATTATCTATTTCCGCGTTATGGCCTATTTATTGATTAAAGCTAGATTAGTAATTAATCTTAAAACTTCGTTACTTTAAATAAAGTGTTGCTTTCTATCTTAAGCTTTGTTCCAAAATTTAACTTGGTGATTACTAATGTTCAAACTTCATTACTTTAAATAATGTGTTGCTTTCTATCTTAATTAAGCTTTGTTCCAAAATTTAACTTGGTGATAGTGCATACAGGCAAGGGCATATGCAAGGGCAATGAATGCTACTCTTTTCTTCTCAAGTGCAACCCACAATATAAATGTCAACAAAATCTTCAAGTTTATCATGGCCAAGCTCTTCAACTTGCCATGGAAAGTGGAACGAAATCTGACACTAGGAGAACCCACAATTGACTTCTGAAATGTACTTTACATTATTGATTTATATGTAAATAGCaggacaaagaaaagaaaaaggaaaaaagaaaaaagaagagatcCACTCATATTAACTACTCTTGCTTTGTAGAGTTCATCGCCTAAGAACCTAATTCATTTATCTTCATTGGGCCATTTTAACTACAACTTGTAAGGGTGAGAAGGGAGGGACCGAGTTTTTCAGACACTACATATAACACGGTCTTTTTGACacacttttaattatatatatcgaGTGAAACACAAGTGGATCCTACTAAATGAAGTAGGTCTAACTTCTTATTTAGGAATCATATTTCCTATTTAGCTAGACCTGCATATATTATACTCAATATTAAAGAATGTGTTacaaaaatttctaatgtatgaTGTTGTATTGGCTCAAAGGTCTTATCCTTTAATGTAAGGAATAAAAGATGTGAAACACAAAGATCAGATTAtgatcttttctatttttgatgTTTCATGACTCTAAACTAATTTGTTTAACATTTTAATGATTCTACATGGTTTCATActttcattaaattttgatgTGCAATTAGGTGAATCGTGAATTGTGATGTTACAGTTGAACATGGGCTGCTTATTTGTTGGTTAGCTGAATATACCAGGAGTATGAGAGTACGTTACAGACCAAAGATACATCATATTAATTCTATTCACTAATTAATGTGACTTTTATAGTCTCCCGCAATATTGATCAACAATTTGTGTGCATTAACTGAAACTTGCCATCAGAAAAGaacagataaaaatggaacatATTTGAAAAGATGaaatagaaatttttattagataatttgagatattttattatacaGATTTTTGAGAGCCTGTCTTTCCACAATTCAGATTCTTCTTAATTTCTGAGTGATTTTTCCATTCTGGATTACTTCTATTTATACTACATTTAATGGACACAATTATTCTGAATAAGGTCATGACCCCTTGATTCACATCTCCTGACCTTGCATCCCTTGGGCGGATCATAATGGTTGGTTATGAC
Encoded proteins:
- the LOC114394581 gene encoding septum-promoting GTP-binding protein 1-like isoform X2; this translates as MAKIIGKSRRRRTTTTQQLCHRMVHHVNVHCNLFHRVSFLGRFIWDRMLLCSLGRPSYLRLPLRDPPPQATVHGGASMHGYPFTTTTPSPCDSDSDLVNLKISLLGDCHIGKTSFVIKYVGDEQEKRSLQMKGLNLMDKTLFVQGARISFSIWDVAGDTGSLYQIPMACKDSVAILIMFDLTSRCTLNSVVGWYSKARKWNQARAYARAMNATLFFSSATHNINVNKIFKFIMAKLFNLPWKVERNLTLGEPTIDF
- the LOC114394581 gene encoding septum-promoting GTP-binding protein 1-like isoform X1 yields the protein MAKIIGKSRRRRTTTTQQLCHRMVHHVNVHCNLFHRVSFLGRFIWDRMLLCSLGRPSYLRLPLRDPPPQATVHGGASMHGYPFTTTTPSPCDSDSDLVNLKISLLGDCHIGKTSFVIKYVGDEQEKRSLQMKGLNLMDKTLFVQGARISFSIWDVAGDTGSLYQIPMACKDSVAILIMFDLTSRCTLNSVVGWYSKARKWNQIAIPILIGTKFDDFVKLPPDVQWTIVTQARAYARAMNATLFFSSATHNINVNKIFKFIMAKLFNLPWKVERNLTLGEPTIDF